One window from the genome of Montipora foliosa isolate CH-2021 chromosome 5, ASM3666993v2, whole genome shotgun sequence encodes:
- the LOC138003571 gene encoding neuropeptide FF receptor 2-like: MILLSLIGNTLVIKAVARNARRMRRQLHHLFIVNLSVADLLFAVENIPMVFTYLIMNGAWKVEGSLGSFLCKFDVFLSLILILTSNLTIMATGVEKFCGIFYPLRTFVSKRRAYMIIASTWLISGIYASPLFSSSLVHFLRSPDGNMRCNLCIECKKVIHWFIFQTVLLATGFAITLILYSAIGMKIWREKIPGIQLQELQLQVKAKKVKVVKMLAMLVAVFYISFIPFWIYQLSIFWGFFSALGPNYGQIVAFLMYCNGAINPLIYSIYNEGIRDEFKALFTCSKRFIQNRRSFLAFQITRRLPLKGLDVKELRNTRNKYNLCRQRSTPQACLGETNLGFAYEETRL; encoded by the coding sequence ATGATTCTCCTTTCATTGATCGGCAACACGCTGGTAATCAAGGCTGTGGCAAGAAATGCAAGAAGAATGAGAAGGCAATTGCATCATCTCTTTATCGTAAACCTCTCTGTTGCTGATCTGTTGTTCGCTGTGGAGAACATTCCCATGGTATTCACTTATCTGATAATGAATGGAGCTTGGAAAGTGGAAGGCAGTCTtggttcatttctttgcaagtTTGATGTGTTTTTATCACTGATCCTGATCTTGACGTCGAATTTAACTATTATGGCGACTGGAGTGGAAAAATTTTGTGGGATATTTTATCCACTGAGGACGTTTGTGTCAAAGAGACGCGCGTATATGATAATAGCATCCACGTGGTTGATTAGTGGAATTTACGCATCGCCACTCTTTTCATCGAGCTTAGTCCATTTTCTGAGATCCCCTGATGGAAACATGAGATGCAATCTTTGCATCGAGTGTAAAAAGGTCATTCACTGGTTTATATTCCAAACGGTGCTGTTGGCAACTGGGTTCGCGATAACTCTAATTCTTTACTCGGCTATTGGCATGAAGATATGGCGTGAAAAAATACCAGGTATTCAACTTCAGGAACTTCAACTTCAAGTGAAGGCCAAGAAAGTAAAAGTCGTGAAAATGTTGGCGATGTTGGTTGCTGTGTTTTATATTTCCTTCATTCCGTTTTGGATCTATCAGCTTTCCATTTTTTGGGGGTTTTTCTCCGCGCTTGGCCCTAACTATGGCCAGATAGTTGCTTTCCTAATGTATTGCAATGGAGCGATCAACCCACTTATCTATAGCATATATAACGAAGGAATTCGAGATGAATTCAAAGCCTTATTTACGTGCAGCAAACGCTTCATACAAAACAGACGCTCATTTTTGGCGTTTCAAATCACAAGACGATTACCCCTAAAGGGATTAGACGTCAAAGAACTGCGTaatacaagaaataaatataatttgtGTCGTCAGAGATCTACACCTCAGGCATGTTTAGGAGAAACTAACCTAGGGTTTGCATACGAAGAAACACGACTTTGA